In Hippoglossus hippoglossus isolate fHipHip1 chromosome 24, fHipHip1.pri, whole genome shotgun sequence, a single genomic region encodes these proteins:
- the LOC117758877 gene encoding serine protease 23-like, translated as MGLLYGQYLLLCVAALTVSAAFAKDGGSEADRWPRQSLPVLLDTHTQLLNTLSFKGQVEDEEKASAKTLCGIECQEKLPPVDQTEQERILGYETMYENGTRTHTDISLQGFDNMSAGRPAHSEIHTRRKRQVYGADGRFVISDSHFITNYPFSTAVRLSTGCSGVLVSPKHVLTAAHCIHDGADYLESARRLRVGVLQLKAKRRRGGRRRGGRQRGGRRGEEKTMEEGEEQNSLDGDVARGRNGRRRGRRVEGHVEAEAGNIERGGKRKGLKRVRRSVQPRKQPVFRWTRVKQTQIPQGWIHGKDSTNSASSDYDYALLELKRQVKQKPMALGVAPSTAPLARIHFSGYDADKSLLDGRGEEKVVYRFCSVTKESDNLMYQRCDAQPGATGAGVYVRLRQEEGDEGGKGKWQRRVIGVFSGHRWVEVEGGELRDYNVAVRITPAKYAQICHWIHGDPSLCKEV; from the coding sequence ATGGGCCTCCTATACGGTCAGTATCTGCTGCTCTGCGTGGCCGCCCTCACAGTTTCTGCAGCGTTTGCCAAAGATGGAGGCAGCGAGGCCGACAGGTGGCCCAGGCAGAGCCTCCCGGTGCTGctggacacgcacacacagcttTTAAACACCCTGTCGTTCAAAGGgcaggtggaggatgaggagaaggcAAGTGCAAAGACACTCTGTGGGATCGAGTGTCAAGAAAAGTTACCACCTGTTGACCAGACGGAGCAAGAGAGGATTCTGGGATACGAGACAATGTATGAGAACGGTACACGCACGCATACCGATATCAGCTTGCAAGGTTTTGATAACATGTCTGCAGGAAGGCCAGCCCACTCAGAGATCCACACAAGAAGGAAACGACAGGTTTACGGAGCAGACGGACGCTTCGTGATCTCCGACTCACATTTTATCACCAACTACCCGTTCTCCACCGCAGTTCGTCTCTCCACCGGCTGCTCCGGAGTCCTGGTGTCCCCAAAACACGTGCTGACGGCGGCACACTGCATCCACGACGGCGCCGACTACCTGGAGAGTGCCAGGAGGCTCAGAGTAGGAGTGCTGCAGCTCAAAgccaaaagaagaagaggaggaaggaggagaggggggcgACAGAggggtgggaggagaggagaggagaagacgatggaggaaggtgaggagcaGAACAGTTTAGATGGAGATGTGGCAAGAGGCAGAAATGGGAGACGCAGAGGAAGAAGGGTGGAAGGTCACGTAGAAGCTGAGGCTGGAAATAttgaaagaggaggaaaacgaAAAGGCCTCAAGCGCGTTCGACGCAGCGTCCAACCCAGAAAGCAGCCCGTCTTCCGTTGGACTCGAGTTAAACAAACCCAAATCCCTCAAGGATGGATCCACGGCAAGGACTCCACCAACTCGGCCTCTTCTGACTACGACTACGCACTTCTGGAGCTAAAACGACAAGTCAAACAGAAGCCCATGGCGCTCGGAGTGGCTCCATCCACTGCTCCACTGGCACGGATCCACTTCTCAGGCTACGACGCCGACAAAAGCCTGCTGGACGGGCGCGGAGAAGAGAAGGTGGTTTACCGTTTTTGCTCAGTGACAAAGGAGTCCGACAACCTGATGTACCAGCGGTGCGACGCACAGCCCGGGGCGACAGGCGCTGGCGTTTATGTCCGTctgaggcaggaggagggagatgaaggcGGGAAAGGGAAGTGGCAGAGGAGGGTGATCGGGGTGTTCTCGGGCCATCggtgggtggaggtggagggcgGTGAGCTGAGGGACTATAACGTTGCCGTGAGGATCACTCCGGCCAAGTACGCCCAGATCTGCCACTGGATCCACGGAGATCCAAGTCTCTGTAAAGAGGTCTGA